From one Triticum urartu cultivar G1812 chromosome 3, Tu2.1, whole genome shotgun sequence genomic stretch:
- the LOC125549135 gene encoding hapless 2-like, producing MATPMPYSPPPPLHPPNQTNQPTRNPFLLQEKQIRALSPRIHGAAQRRRGRGGVGGPAGARGRSGADGGGVGVPDGCGSPQGDPACAARFTSSSLHLKHQIHSGSSSGHRSIGGTATSDGMKLQDLLQDPPQRRDEAAGSTGHGDPPQSSRHRRLSAEGSAPSPSSRPSSSICRS from the exons ATGGCAACGCCCATGCCCtactcccctccccctccccttcACCCACCCAACCAAACCAACCAGCCCACCCGGAACCCCTTCCTCCTCCAAGAAAAGCAAATCCGTGCCCTCTCCCCTCGGATCCATGGCGCTGCTCAGCGCCGGCGCGGCCGCGGCGGCGTGGGTGGCCCGGCGGGCGCGCGTGGTCGCTCCGGCGCTGACGGCGGCGGTGTGGGCGTGCCAGATGGTTGTGGGTCGCCCCAGGGAGATCCGGCGTGCGCGGCAAGATTCACCTCTTCCTCCCTCCACCTCAAGCACCAGATCCACTCGGGCAGCAGCTCAGGCCACC GTAGTATAGGAGGAACGGCAACCAGCGACGGGATGAAGCTGCAGGATCTACTGCAGGATCCACCACAGCGACGGGATGAAGCTGCAGGTAGTACAGGCCATGGCGACCCACCACAGTCTTCAAGACATCGACGGCTCTCTGCTGAAGGATCTGCTCCGAGCCCCTCAAGCCGCCCATCTTCAAG CATTTGCAGATCTTGA